The following proteins are co-located in the Dietzia timorensis genome:
- a CDS encoding polyprenol monophosphomannose synthase: protein MSNSESLVIMPTYNERENLPSIIARLLVAVPDTDVLIADDNSPDGTGEVADELAAGDIHGRIHVLHRKGKEGLGAAYIAGFRWALERGYGVIIEMDADGSHPPESLPTLIGAVQQGADLAIGSRYVPGGRIENWPLSRHLISRGGNLYSKIMLGAEVNDITAGYRAYKAEALASLDFGTIDSAGYCFQIDMTWRLRQAGCRIVEVPITFVERTVGQSKMSESIFREAAVNVARWGFEHRASQLRSLFGRS, encoded by the coding sequence ATGAGCAATTCCGAATCGTTGGTGATCATGCCGACATACAACGAACGGGAAAATCTTCCCTCGATAATCGCGCGCCTCTTGGTGGCTGTGCCTGACACAGATGTCCTCATCGCCGATGACAACAGCCCTGACGGCACCGGGGAGGTTGCCGACGAACTCGCCGCGGGCGATATCCACGGCCGGATCCATGTACTCCACCGCAAGGGCAAGGAGGGACTAGGAGCGGCATACATCGCGGGTTTCCGTTGGGCACTCGAACGTGGCTATGGCGTCATCATCGAGATGGATGCAGACGGCTCGCATCCGCCCGAATCACTTCCCACGCTTATCGGCGCCGTCCAACAGGGAGCGGATCTCGCGATCGGTTCGCGTTACGTGCCGGGCGGCCGGATCGAGAACTGGCCGCTGAGCCGCCATCTCATCTCGCGCGGCGGTAACCTGTACTCCAAGATCATGCTCGGCGCCGAGGTCAACGACATCACCGCCGGGTATCGCGCCTACAAGGCAGAAGCTTTGGCATCCCTGGATTTCGGTACGATCGACTCCGCTGGCTATTGCTTTCAAATCGATATGACCTGGCGTCTGCGACAAGCCGGATGCCGAATCGTCGAGGTGCCCATTACTTTCGTAGAGCGCACTGTCGGGCAGTCGAAAATGAGCGAATCGATTTTCCGCGAAGCCGCGGTCAACGTCGCCCGTTGGGGGTTCGAGCACCGCGCATCGCAGCTGCGATCGCTCTTCGGGCGCTCGTAG
- a CDS encoding class I SAM-dependent methyltransferase: MHETQSDPTEFWEDLYAGKSRWSGNPNPVLVDVVGALSPGRSLDLGCGEGADVLWLAGQGWDATGVDISSTAVSRARAAAEQNRDSMPGSATFDSGDLAPWLARARVEALGPLDLVTASFFQSPLDDFDRVGIINLAGEMVRPGGYLFALSHFAPPDWAPAEHRGHGDMPTPWGEVLDLSVPAGSWTVQISEVRERKATGPEGQIGHMKDTVVLLRRER, translated from the coding sequence ATGCACGAGACTCAGTCCGACCCCACCGAGTTCTGGGAAGACCTTTACGCCGGAAAGTCCCGGTGGAGCGGCAACCCGAACCCCGTGCTCGTTGACGTCGTCGGAGCTCTTTCCCCTGGGAGAAGCCTCGATCTCGGCTGCGGTGAGGGTGCGGACGTGCTGTGGCTCGCCGGTCAGGGCTGGGACGCGACCGGGGTCGATATTTCGTCCACCGCCGTCTCCCGGGCGCGTGCCGCCGCAGAGCAGAACCGGGATTCGATGCCGGGGTCGGCTACGTTCGATTCCGGAGATCTAGCACCGTGGCTGGCTCGTGCGCGGGTCGAGGCTCTTGGCCCCCTTGATCTCGTGACTGCAAGCTTCTTCCAGTCGCCGCTGGACGATTTCGACCGGGTCGGAATCATCAACCTCGCCGGAGAAATGGTGCGCCCCGGCGGCTATCTCTTCGCTCTAAGCCACTTTGCACCGCCGGACTGGGCCCCAGCTGAGCATCGCGGCCACGGCGACATGCCAACGCCCTGGGGCGAGGTGCTCGACCTGTCCGTCCCAGCCGGATCCTGGACTGTGCAGATCAGCGAGGTACGAGAACGCAAGGCGACCGGGCCTGAGGGCCAGATCGGGCACATGAAGGACACGGTCGTGCTTCTGCGCCGCGAGCGCTGA
- a CDS encoding precorrin-8X methylmutase, with the protein MTDARGREHHVFHYDYERDGQAIYDASFATIRAEAELVRFPEDVSRIVVRMIHAAGQTDLAGVVEYSDDVVNSARAALAGGAPIFTDAHMVASGITRSRLPADNEVLCHLRDEGVPALAADIGTTRSAAALEAWLPRLGGSVVAIGNAPTALFHLLEMLRLGAPVPAAIIGCPVGFIGAAESKEALASDAADLGVPFITVRGRRGGSAITAAAVNALASVAE; encoded by the coding sequence GTGACCGACGCGCGAGGCCGAGAGCACCACGTCTTCCATTACGACTACGAACGCGATGGCCAGGCGATCTACGACGCCTCATTTGCGACCATTCGGGCAGAGGCCGAACTCGTCCGTTTCCCGGAGGATGTTTCCCGGATCGTGGTGCGCATGATCCACGCTGCCGGCCAGACCGATCTCGCCGGTGTTGTCGAGTATTCCGATGACGTGGTGAACAGTGCCCGGGCGGCCCTCGCCGGTGGGGCGCCAATCTTCACCGACGCCCACATGGTCGCTTCCGGTATCACCCGCAGCCGACTCCCTGCAGACAACGAAGTGCTGTGCCACTTGCGAGACGAAGGCGTGCCCGCGCTGGCCGCGGACATCGGCACCACCCGGTCCGCAGCCGCACTCGAGGCATGGTTGCCGAGACTCGGTGGTTCGGTCGTCGCAATTGGTAACGCGCCGACCGCGCTGTTCCATCTGCTCGAAATGCTGAGGCTGGGCGCCCCGGTTCCCGCCGCCATTATCGGATGCCCGGTCGGGTTCATCGGCGCCGCCGAATCCAAGGAGGCGCTCGCCAGCGATGCCGCCGACCTCGGCGTGCCCTTCATCACCGTGCGTGGCCGGAGGGGCGGTTCCGCTATCACCGCGGCTGCCGTGAACGCACTAGCGAGCGTGGCCGAATGA
- the cobN gene encoding cobaltochelatase subunit CobN, translating into MTILLLSTSDTDLLSAHASGADFRVANPARNSAERNAELAADCFVVVLRYLGSRQSIEEHTEAIKATGSQLIVVSGEQAHDADLMSVSTVPAGVARETHDYLAHGGPGNLQNLHAFLSDTIALTGDTFEPPQEMPAWGYLDGEWTPASTGLAAEIAPNASAPRVAVVYYRAQHLAGNTAYVSALCDAISAAGGQPVPIYAASLRQPAEGLLDVLEGVDAAIVTVLAAGGATPALAGAGESDDSWNVAHLAALDIPILQGLCLTNSRAQWADSDDGLSPLDVATQVAVPEFDGRVITVPFSFKEYDDEGLARYVPDHERAARLAGLAARHGLLGKIDAADKRVVVMLSAYPTKHARIGNAVGLDTGASVVELLRAMREAGYDLGSASIPGLDTEHSDDLIHAIIAAGGQDPDWLTEEQMEASPHRIPAETYRRWFATLPDELRTEVVDAWGEAPGELYVHDDTIYLAALEFGNVLVMVQPPRGFGENPVAIYHDPDLAPSHHYLAAYRWLREPAANGGFGAHIVCHVGKHGNMEWLPGKNVGLSAECGPDAAIGDLPLIYPFLVNDPGEGSQAKRRAHAVLVDHLIPPMARAESYGDINRLEQLLDEHATVAAMDPAKLPALRQQIWTLITAARMDRELGWEQRPDEEVFDDMLMHVDGWLCEIKDVQIRDGLHTLGRAPQGQELVELVTAMLRARRMWGGDRSSDGLREALGLIEDGSESRVRTDEIEQLAASLVAGIAEKDWDPDAVGDVLGAATLPDTANREALADLLDFTCREIVPRLAATAEEIPRVLHALDGGFIPAGPSGSPLRGLINVLPTGRNFYSVDPRALPSPLAWETGQLMADSLLRRHKEDTGEYPKSVGLSVWGTSAMRTSGDDVAEVFALLGIRPRWDEASRRIVGLEPIPLDELGRPRVDVTVRISGFFRDAFPHVLALIDDAVRMAAAQDEPTDSNFLRANVDADTAAGVDPERATDRVFGSKPGTYGAGILQAIDSGNWRDDADLAAVYTEWGGYSYGRGRDGVPAGADMQRVYGRIDVAAKNVDSLEHDVLDSDDYYQFHGGMVATVKALRGSAPAAYVGDSTRPDSVRTRSLLEETSRVIRARVLNPRWIEGMRKHGYKGAFEMAATVDYLFGFDATTSVIDDWTYDAVTREYVLDPDNREFLEKSNPWAMHSMAERLLEAADRGLWSEPDPQVLEDLREAFLDAEGKIEGGDE; encoded by the coding sequence ATGACGATTTTGTTGCTGTCCACCTCGGACACCGATCTGCTCTCTGCACACGCCTCGGGCGCCGACTTCCGGGTAGCGAACCCGGCACGCAACAGCGCCGAACGCAATGCCGAGCTCGCCGCCGATTGTTTCGTGGTGGTGCTGCGTTATCTCGGCAGTAGGCAGTCGATCGAGGAGCACACCGAGGCCATCAAGGCCACGGGCTCCCAGCTCATCGTGGTTTCCGGCGAGCAGGCCCACGATGCGGACCTGATGAGCGTGTCGACCGTGCCGGCCGGTGTCGCGAGAGAAACCCACGACTATCTCGCCCACGGTGGGCCGGGCAATCTCCAGAACCTGCACGCGTTCCTTTCCGACACGATCGCATTGACCGGCGACACCTTCGAGCCGCCGCAGGAAATGCCCGCTTGGGGTTACCTCGACGGGGAGTGGACCCCCGCCTCCACGGGTCTGGCCGCGGAGATCGCCCCGAACGCCTCCGCGCCGCGCGTTGCTGTCGTGTACTACCGTGCGCAGCATCTCGCCGGCAACACCGCGTACGTCTCCGCGTTGTGCGACGCCATTTCCGCGGCCGGTGGCCAGCCCGTGCCGATCTATGCGGCCTCGTTGCGCCAGCCCGCTGAGGGGCTGCTGGATGTTCTCGAAGGCGTGGACGCGGCGATCGTGACGGTGTTGGCCGCGGGAGGAGCTACGCCGGCGCTCGCCGGTGCCGGGGAATCGGATGATTCGTGGAACGTGGCGCACCTTGCCGCCCTCGATATCCCCATCCTGCAGGGATTGTGCCTGACCAATAGCCGCGCCCAGTGGGCGGACTCCGACGATGGTCTGTCCCCGCTCGACGTGGCCACGCAGGTGGCGGTGCCCGAGTTCGACGGCCGAGTGATCACCGTGCCGTTCTCGTTCAAGGAGTACGACGACGAGGGCCTGGCACGCTACGTGCCCGATCACGAGCGGGCCGCGCGTCTCGCGGGGCTGGCCGCTCGGCACGGCCTGCTCGGAAAGATCGACGCAGCGGACAAGCGGGTCGTGGTCATGCTTTCCGCCTATCCCACGAAGCACGCACGCATCGGCAATGCGGTCGGCCTGGATACCGGCGCCTCGGTCGTCGAGCTGCTGCGCGCGATGCGGGAAGCCGGCTACGATCTCGGCTCCGCGTCGATCCCCGGTTTGGACACCGAGCACTCGGACGATCTCATCCACGCGATTATCGCCGCCGGCGGGCAGGATCCGGACTGGCTCACCGAGGAGCAGATGGAGGCGAGCCCTCACCGCATTCCCGCGGAAACCTACCGACGCTGGTTTGCCACGCTCCCGGACGAACTGCGCACGGAGGTCGTCGACGCGTGGGGAGAGGCGCCGGGTGAGCTCTACGTCCATGACGACACCATCTATCTCGCGGCGCTGGAGTTCGGCAACGTCCTCGTCATGGTCCAGCCGCCGCGCGGATTCGGCGAGAACCCGGTTGCGATCTATCACGATCCCGATCTAGCGCCGAGCCACCATTACCTCGCGGCTTACCGTTGGCTCCGGGAGCCGGCCGCGAACGGCGGCTTCGGCGCGCACATCGTGTGCCACGTCGGAAAGCACGGCAATATGGAATGGCTGCCGGGCAAGAACGTCGGGCTTTCCGCGGAGTGCGGCCCCGACGCCGCGATCGGGGATCTTCCGCTCATCTACCCGTTTCTTGTCAATGATCCCGGAGAGGGCTCGCAGGCCAAGCGTCGCGCCCACGCGGTCCTCGTCGATCACCTCATCCCGCCGATGGCGCGAGCCGAGTCCTACGGCGACATCAACCGTCTCGAGCAACTGCTCGACGAGCACGCCACCGTCGCGGCGATGGACCCGGCGAAGCTCCCCGCGCTGCGCCAGCAGATCTGGACTCTCATCACCGCCGCTCGGATGGACCGGGAGCTGGGGTGGGAACAGCGCCCAGACGAAGAGGTCTTCGACGACATGCTCATGCATGTCGACGGCTGGCTGTGCGAGATCAAGGACGTACAGATCCGCGATGGACTCCACACTCTCGGCCGCGCTCCGCAAGGCCAGGAGCTCGTGGAACTTGTCACCGCGATGCTGCGGGCGCGGCGCATGTGGGGAGGGGACAGATCCTCCGACGGACTACGCGAGGCACTCGGGCTGATTGAGGACGGCTCGGAATCGCGTGTCCGCACCGACGAAATCGAGCAGCTGGCGGCCTCGCTCGTCGCCGGGATCGCAGAGAAGGACTGGGATCCGGACGCGGTAGGGGACGTTCTCGGCGCCGCGACGCTTCCGGACACGGCCAACCGCGAGGCCCTTGCCGATCTACTCGACTTCACCTGTCGGGAAATCGTTCCGCGCCTCGCGGCGACCGCGGAGGAGATCCCTCGTGTCCTGCACGCCCTGGACGGCGGGTTCATCCCGGCCGGCCCTTCGGGTTCGCCGCTGCGCGGGCTCATCAACGTGCTGCCGACCGGGCGCAACTTCTACTCGGTCGATCCCCGCGCGCTGCCGAGTCCGCTCGCGTGGGAAACCGGGCAGCTCATGGCGGATTCGCTCCTGCGACGTCATAAAGAAGATACGGGTGAGTACCCGAAATCCGTGGGGCTGTCGGTGTGGGGCACCTCGGCGATGCGCACCAGCGGCGACGACGTGGCCGAGGTTTTCGCGCTTCTCGGCATCCGTCCACGCTGGGACGAAGCGTCTCGACGTATCGTCGGGCTCGAACCGATCCCGCTCGACGAGCTCGGTAGGCCGCGCGTCGATGTCACCGTGCGCATCTCCGGATTCTTCCGCGACGCCTTCCCGCACGTGCTCGCGCTCATCGACGACGCGGTGCGCATGGCCGCCGCCCAGGACGAGCCGACCGATTCCAACTTCCTGCGCGCCAACGTCGACGCCGACACCGCCGCAGGGGTCGATCCCGAACGGGCCACCGACCGCGTATTCGGTTCGAAGCCGGGCACCTATGGCGCTGGCATACTCCAGGCGATCGATTCCGGGAATTGGCGCGACGATGCCGACCTCGCGGCCGTCTACACCGAGTGGGGCGGCTACTCCTACGGGCGCGGCCGCGACGGAGTGCCCGCGGGCGCAGACATGCAACGCGTGTACGGCCGAATCGACGTGGCAGCTAAGAACGTCGACTCCCTCGAACATGACGTGCTCGATTCGGACGACTACTACCAGTTCCACGGAGGCATGGTGGCGACCGTCAAGGCCCTGCGCGGTTCGGCGCCAGCCGCGTATGTCGGAGACTCGACTCGACCGGACTCGGTGCGCACGCGGTCACTACTCGAGGAAACCTCCCGGGTTATCCGCGCGCGCGTGCTCAATCCCCGGTGGATCGAGGGTATGCGCAAGCACGGCTACAAGGGCGCATTCGAGATGGCGGCAACGGTCGACTATCTCTTCGGTTTCGACGCGACGACTTCGGTGATCGACGACTGGACCTACGATGCGGTCACCCGCGAGTACGTCCTCGATCCGGACAACCGGGAGTTTCTGGAGAAGTCCAACCCCTGGGCAATGCACTCGATGGCCGAGCGGCTCCTCGAGGCCGCGGACCGTGGCCTGTGGTCCGAACCCGACCCTCAGGTGCTCGAGGATCTACGCGAGGCGTTCCTCGATGCGGAGGGAAAAATCGAAGGTGGAGACGAATAG
- the lnt gene encoding apolipoprotein N-acyltransferase yields the protein MKLGKKPAATKDAAGKAEGVELTAGYSRFLTLLRFGLAALGGVLVFLSFPPVAWWFTAPFGIALFLVSLTPWDMGPKPKPDSKFERHTAHIPGSWMAIGLGIVFGMAFFGLLLPWVGMYVGWYAAVGLSLVESLYTALFALGASLMLRVLHRSTMTTLTYLSTALFLPAWWLATEFLRSSWPWNGFPWGRLAFGQANGPLVFLTPITTTPGLSYIVALIGAMLAIFVVAWQWRHVTAPSSYRAPITLAGYVVVLLSVTVGLAFTPMASGTRHPDDQVPLNVAAVQGNVPRTGLDFNSQRFQVLQNHVDETLRLADDVASGRAEQPDIVLWPENAADVNPVYNEQARELVDEATDAINVPIIVGSVIPTGSEEEPSATNSMLVWEPGKGETARHDKYFVQPFGEWLPWRGFWESIFPIAERAGYFEPGPPDWTLRVGDTKIGVATCFEIAFTRAATDAVKDGARILTVPTNNATFGESPMTYQQLAMSRVQAVEHHIPVVVASTNGVSAVINERGRIESETELSTADVLTASFGDVPTGTLATRLGAKVEYVLAFFGLLGALGAMLVLNRLPTLERRRRHSTV from the coding sequence ATGAAGCTCGGGAAGAAGCCCGCCGCAACGAAGGACGCCGCAGGTAAGGCCGAGGGTGTAGAGCTCACCGCCGGCTACTCTCGGTTCCTCACCCTGCTGAGGTTCGGCCTGGCCGCGCTGGGCGGCGTCCTGGTGTTCCTGTCGTTCCCGCCAGTCGCCTGGTGGTTCACGGCGCCGTTCGGAATCGCGCTGTTTCTCGTATCGCTGACCCCCTGGGATATGGGGCCGAAGCCGAAACCGGACAGCAAATTCGAAAGGCACACCGCGCACATTCCGGGATCGTGGATGGCCATCGGACTCGGCATCGTGTTCGGGATGGCGTTCTTCGGGCTGCTCTTGCCATGGGTGGGCATGTACGTCGGGTGGTATGCGGCGGTCGGTCTGTCGCTCGTGGAATCGCTGTATACGGCGCTCTTCGCTCTCGGCGCATCGTTGATGCTTCGGGTACTTCACCGCTCGACGATGACCACGCTCACGTACTTGTCCACGGCGCTGTTTCTCCCGGCGTGGTGGCTGGCGACCGAATTCCTTCGCTCGTCGTGGCCCTGGAACGGATTCCCGTGGGGTCGGCTCGCATTCGGTCAGGCCAACGGCCCGCTCGTGTTTCTCACACCGATCACCACGACACCCGGACTCAGTTATATCGTCGCGCTCATCGGCGCAATGCTCGCGATCTTCGTCGTCGCGTGGCAGTGGCGTCATGTCACCGCGCCGAGTAGTTATCGCGCCCCGATCACGCTCGCGGGATATGTGGTCGTCTTACTCTCGGTGACCGTCGGCCTCGCCTTCACGCCGATGGCGAGCGGCACCAGGCATCCGGACGACCAGGTTCCCCTCAATGTGGCAGCCGTGCAGGGCAACGTCCCACGTACCGGACTGGACTTCAATTCGCAGCGTTTCCAGGTGCTACAAAATCACGTCGACGAGACGCTGCGGCTGGCCGATGATGTGGCCTCCGGACGCGCCGAGCAGCCCGACATCGTGTTGTGGCCCGAGAACGCTGCCGACGTCAATCCCGTCTACAACGAACAGGCACGCGAACTCGTCGACGAGGCCACGGATGCCATCAATGTCCCGATCATCGTCGGTTCGGTCATTCCGACAGGAAGCGAAGAGGAGCCATCGGCCACAAACTCGATGCTCGTATGGGAGCCGGGAAAGGGTGAAACAGCCCGGCACGACAAGTACTTCGTCCAACCGTTCGGCGAGTGGCTCCCGTGGCGCGGCTTCTGGGAATCGATCTTCCCCATCGCCGAGCGCGCCGGATATTTCGAACCCGGCCCGCCTGACTGGACTCTTCGCGTCGGGGACACGAAGATCGGCGTCGCCACGTGTTTCGAGATCGCGTTCACCCGCGCGGCGACAGACGCGGTAAAGGACGGTGCCCGGATCCTTACGGTACCCACCAACAACGCAACGTTCGGCGAGTCACCGATGACCTACCAGCAGCTCGCCATGAGCCGCGTCCAGGCCGTAGAGCACCACATCCCCGTGGTAGTCGCCTCAACCAACGGTGTGTCGGCTGTGATCAACGAACGGGGACGAATCGAGTCGGAGACGGAGTTGTCCACCGCTGACGTGCTCACCGCGTCGTTCGGCGACGTCCCCACTGGTACGCTCGCTACGCGACTGGGAGCGAAAGTCGAATACGTCCTCGCGTTCTTCGGGCTTCTCGGGGCACTGGGCGCCATGCTCGTGCTCAATAGACTTCCGACCCTCGAGCGTCGCCGTCGCCATAGCACCGTCTAG
- a CDS encoding RNA polymerase-binding protein RbpA, with amino-acid sequence MADRVLRGSRLGAVSYETDRDHDLAPRRTARYQTENGDIYEIPFADEAEIPGTWMCKNGQEGKLLDGPAPESKKVKPPRTHWDMLLERRSMDELDDLLKERLDVLKKRRRAGSR; translated from the coding sequence ATGGCAGATCGAGTATTGCGCGGAAGTCGCCTCGGTGCGGTCAGTTACGAGACGGACCGGGATCACGATCTCGCCCCGCGCCGCACAGCCCGTTACCAGACCGAGAACGGCGATATCTACGAGATCCCCTTCGCGGACGAGGCGGAGATCCCCGGCACCTGGATGTGCAAGAACGGCCAGGAGGGCAAGCTGCTCGACGGCCCGGCCCCAGAATCCAAGAAGGTGAAGCCGCCGCGTACCCACTGGGACATGTTGCTCGAGCGTCGTTCCATGGACGAGCTCGACGATCTGCTCAAGGAGCGCCTCGACGTGCTTAAGAAGCGTCGGCGCGCCGGCAGCCGCTAG